The Odocoileus virginianus isolate 20LAN1187 ecotype Illinois chromosome 3, Ovbor_1.2, whole genome shotgun sequence genome includes a window with the following:
- the ARRDC3 gene encoding arrestin domain-containing protein 3 isoform X2: MVLGKVKSLTISFDCLNDSNVPVYSSGDTVSGRVNLEVTGEIRVKSLKIHARGHAKVRWTESRNAGSNTAYTQNYTEEVEYFNHKDILIGHERDDDNSEEGFNTIHSGRHEYAFSFELPQTPLATSFEGRHGSVRYWVKAELHRPWLLPVKLKKEFTVFEHIDINTPSLLSPQAGTKEKTLCCWFCTSGPISLSAKIERKGYTPGESIQIFAEIENCSSRMVVPKAAIYQTQAFYAKGKMKEVKQLVANLRGESLSSGKTETWNGKLLKIPPVSPSILDCSIIRVEYSLMVYVDIPGAMDLFLNLPLVIGTIPLHPFGSRTSSVSSQCSMNMNWLGLSLPERPEEHAVRIACIFFLQHHPAMQKW, translated from the exons atggtgctgggaaaggtAAAGAGTTTGACAATAAGCTTTGACTGTCTTAATGACAGCAATGTCCCTGTGTATTCTAGTGGGGATACAGTCTCAGGAAGGGTGAATTTAGAAGTTACGGGGGAAATCAGAGTAAAATCTCTTAAAATTCATGCAAGAGGACATGCGAAAGTACGCTGGACCGAATCGAGAAACGCCGGCTCCAATACTGCCTATACACAGAATTACACTGAAGAAGTAGAATATTTCAACCATAAAGACATCTTAATTGGACACGAAAGAG atGATGATAATTCCGAAGAAGGCTTCAACACTATTCATTCAGGAAGGCATGAATATGCATTCAGCTTCGAGCTTCCACAGAC ACCACTTGCTACCTCATTCGAAGGCAGACATGGCAGTGTGCGCTATTGGGTGAAAGCCGAATTGCACAGGCCTTGGCTTCTACCAGTAAAATTAAAGAAGGAATTTACAGTCTTTGAACATATAGATATCAACACTCCTTCATTACTG TCACCCCAAGCAGGCACAAAAGAAAAGACTCTCTGTTGCTGGTTCTGTACCTCAGGCCCCATATCCTTAAGTGCCAAGATCGAAAGGAAGGGCTATACGCCAG GTGAATCAATTCAGATATTTGCTGAGATTGAGAACTGCTCTTCCCGAATGGTGGTGCCAAAGGCAGCCATTTACCAAACACAGGCCTTCTATGCCAAAGGGAAAATGAAGGAAGTGAAACAGCTTGTGGCGAACTTGCGTGGGGAGTCCTTATCATCTGGAAAGACAGAGACGTGGAATGGCAAGTTGCTGAAAATCCCACCAGTCTCCCCCTCCATCCTGGACTGCAGCATCATCCGTGTGGAGTATTCACTGATG GTATATGTGGATATTCCTGGAGCTAtggatttatttcttaatttgccACTTGTCATTGGTACCATTCCTCTACATCCATTTGGAAGCAGAACCTCAAGTGTAAGCAGTCAGTGTAGCATGAATATGAACTGGCTTGGTTTATCCCTACCTGAAAGACCTGAAG AACATGCTGTTCGAATTGCGTGTATCTTTTTCCTTCAGCACCACCCAGCTATGCAGAAGTGGTAA
- the ARRDC3 gene encoding arrestin domain-containing protein 3 isoform X3 yields the protein MVVPKAAIYQTQAFYAKGKMKEVKQLVANLRGESLSSGKTETWNGKLLKIPPVSPSILDCSIIRVEYSLMVYVDIPGAMDLFLNLPLVIGTIPLHPFGSRTSSVSSQCSMNMNWLGLSLPERPEAPPSYAEVVTEEQRRNNLAPGSACDDFERALQGPLFAYIQEFRFLPPPLYSEIDPNPDQSADDRPSCPSR from the exons ATGGTGGTGCCAAAGGCAGCCATTTACCAAACACAGGCCTTCTATGCCAAAGGGAAAATGAAGGAAGTGAAACAGCTTGTGGCGAACTTGCGTGGGGAGTCCTTATCATCTGGAAAGACAGAGACGTGGAATGGCAAGTTGCTGAAAATCCCACCAGTCTCCCCCTCCATCCTGGACTGCAGCATCATCCGTGTGGAGTATTCACTGATG GTATATGTGGATATTCCTGGAGCTAtggatttatttcttaatttgccACTTGTCATTGGTACCATTCCTCTACATCCATTTGGAAGCAGAACCTCAAGTGTAAGCAGTCAGTGTAGCATGAATATGAACTGGCTTGGTTTATCCCTACCTGAAAGACCTGAAG CACCACCCAGCTATGCAGAAGTGGTAACAGAGGAACAAAGACGGAACAATCTTGCACCAGGGAGTGCTTGTGATGACTTTGAGAGAGCACTTCAAGGACCACTGTTTGCATATATTCAAGAGTTTCGTTTCTTGCCGCCACCCCTTTATTCAGAA aTTGATCCAAATCCTGATCAGTCAGCCGATGACAGACCATCTTGCCCCTCTCGCTGA
- the ARRDC3 gene encoding arrestin domain-containing protein 3 isoform X1 has product MVLGKVKSLTISFDCLNDSNVPVYSSGDTVSGRVNLEVTGEIRVKSLKIHARGHAKVRWTESRNAGSNTAYTQNYTEEVEYFNHKDILIGHERDDDNSEEGFNTIHSGRHEYAFSFELPQTPLATSFEGRHGSVRYWVKAELHRPWLLPVKLKKEFTVFEHIDINTPSLLSPQAGTKEKTLCCWFCTSGPISLSAKIERKGYTPGESIQIFAEIENCSSRMVVPKAAIYQTQAFYAKGKMKEVKQLVANLRGESLSSGKTETWNGKLLKIPPVSPSILDCSIIRVEYSLMVYVDIPGAMDLFLNLPLVIGTIPLHPFGSRTSSVSSQCSMNMNWLGLSLPERPEAPPSYAEVVTEEQRRNNLAPGSACDDFERALQGPLFAYIQEFRFLPPPLYSEIDPNPDQSADDRPSCPSR; this is encoded by the exons atggtgctgggaaaggtAAAGAGTTTGACAATAAGCTTTGACTGTCTTAATGACAGCAATGTCCCTGTGTATTCTAGTGGGGATACAGTCTCAGGAAGGGTGAATTTAGAAGTTACGGGGGAAATCAGAGTAAAATCTCTTAAAATTCATGCAAGAGGACATGCGAAAGTACGCTGGACCGAATCGAGAAACGCCGGCTCCAATACTGCCTATACACAGAATTACACTGAAGAAGTAGAATATTTCAACCATAAAGACATCTTAATTGGACACGAAAGAG atGATGATAATTCCGAAGAAGGCTTCAACACTATTCATTCAGGAAGGCATGAATATGCATTCAGCTTCGAGCTTCCACAGAC ACCACTTGCTACCTCATTCGAAGGCAGACATGGCAGTGTGCGCTATTGGGTGAAAGCCGAATTGCACAGGCCTTGGCTTCTACCAGTAAAATTAAAGAAGGAATTTACAGTCTTTGAACATATAGATATCAACACTCCTTCATTACTG TCACCCCAAGCAGGCACAAAAGAAAAGACTCTCTGTTGCTGGTTCTGTACCTCAGGCCCCATATCCTTAAGTGCCAAGATCGAAAGGAAGGGCTATACGCCAG GTGAATCAATTCAGATATTTGCTGAGATTGAGAACTGCTCTTCCCGAATGGTGGTGCCAAAGGCAGCCATTTACCAAACACAGGCCTTCTATGCCAAAGGGAAAATGAAGGAAGTGAAACAGCTTGTGGCGAACTTGCGTGGGGAGTCCTTATCATCTGGAAAGACAGAGACGTGGAATGGCAAGTTGCTGAAAATCCCACCAGTCTCCCCCTCCATCCTGGACTGCAGCATCATCCGTGTGGAGTATTCACTGATG GTATATGTGGATATTCCTGGAGCTAtggatttatttcttaatttgccACTTGTCATTGGTACCATTCCTCTACATCCATTTGGAAGCAGAACCTCAAGTGTAAGCAGTCAGTGTAGCATGAATATGAACTGGCTTGGTTTATCCCTACCTGAAAGACCTGAAG CACCACCCAGCTATGCAGAAGTGGTAACAGAGGAACAAAGACGGAACAATCTTGCACCAGGGAGTGCTTGTGATGACTTTGAGAGAGCACTTCAAGGACCACTGTTTGCATATATTCAAGAGTTTCGTTTCTTGCCGCCACCCCTTTATTCAGAA aTTGATCCAAATCCTGATCAGTCAGCCGATGACAGACCATCTTGCCCCTCTCGCTGA